One part of the Eptesicus fuscus isolate TK198812 chromosome 20, DD_ASM_mEF_20220401, whole genome shotgun sequence genome encodes these proteins:
- the PAFAH1B1 gene encoding platelet-activating factor acetylhydrolase IB subunit beta isoform X2, which yields MVLSQRQRDELNRAIADYLRSNGYEEAYSVFKKEAELDMNEELDKKYAGLLEKKWTSVIRLQKKVMELESKLNEAKEEFTSGGPLGQKRDPKEWIPRPPEKYALSGHRSPVTRVIFHPVFSVMVSASEDATIKVWDYETGDFERTLKGHTDSVQDISFDHSGKLLASCSADMTIKLWDFQGFECIRTMHGHDHNVSSVAIMPNGDHIVSASRDKTIKMWEVQTGYCVKTFTGHREWVRMVRPNQDGTLIASCSNDQTVRVWVVATKECKAELREHEHVVECISWAPESSYSSISEATGSETKKSGKPGPFLLSGSRDKTIKMWDVSTGMCLMTLVGHDNWVRGVLFHSGGKFILSCADDKTLRVWDYKNKRCMKTLNAHEHFVTSLGRCSTTEPRRLG from the exons aaatCGGGCTATAGCAGATTATCTTCGTTCAAATGGTTATGAAGAGGcatattcagtttttaaaaaagaagctgaaTTAGATATG AATGAAGAATTAGATAAAAAATATGCTggacttttggaaaaaaaatggacATCTGTTATTAGATTACAAAAgaag GTTATGGAATTAGAATCAAAACTAAATGAAGCAAAAGAAGAATTTACATCAGGTGGACCTCTTGGTCAGAAACGAGACCCAAAAGAATGGATTCCCCGTCCACCAGAAAAATATGCATTGAGTGGTCATAGGAGTCCAGTCACTCGAGTTATTTTCCACCCTGTGTTCAGTGTTATGGTCTCTGCCTCAGAGGATGCTACAAttaag GTGTGGGATTATGAGACTGGAGATTTTGAACGAACTCTTAAGGGGCATACAGACTCTGTACAGGATATTTCATTTGACCACAGTGGCAAACTTCTGGCTTCCTGTTCTGCAGATATGACCATTAAACTATGGGATTTTCAGGGCTTTGAATGCATCAGAACCATGCACG GCCATGATCACAATGTTTCTTCAGTAGCCATCATGCCCAATGGAGATCATATAGTGTCTGCTTCAagagataaaactataaaaatgtggGAAGTACAAACTGG CTACTGTGTGAAGACATTCACAGGACATAGAGAGTGGGTACGTATGGTGCGGCCAAATCAGGATGGCACTCTGATAGCCAGCTGTTCCAATGACCAGACTGTGCGAGTATGGGTCGTAGCAACAAAGGAATGCAAGGCTGAGCTTCGAGAACATGAGCATGTGGTAGAATGCATTTCCTGGGCTCCAGAAAGCTCATATTCTTCCATCTCTGAAGCAACAGGATCTGAG ACTAAGAAAAGTGGCAAGCCTGGGCCATTCTTGCTATCTGGATCCAGAGACAAGACTATTAAGATGTGGGATGTCAGTACTGGCATGTGCCTTATGACCCTT gtgGGTCATGATAACTGGGTACGTGGAGTTCTGTTCCATTCTGGGGGGAAGTTTATTTTGAGTTGTGCTGATGACAAAACCCTACGTGTATGGGATTATAAGAACAAGCGATGCATGAAGACCCTCAATGCGCATGAACACTTTGTTACCTCCTTGG gtcgatgctcaaccactgagccacgcaggctgggctaa
- the PAFAH1B1 gene encoding platelet-activating factor acetylhydrolase IB subunit beta isoform X1: MVLSQRQRDELNRAIADYLRSNGYEEAYSVFKKEAELDMNEELDKKYAGLLEKKWTSVIRLQKKVMELESKLNEAKEEFTSGGPLGQKRDPKEWIPRPPEKYALSGHRSPVTRVIFHPVFSVMVSASEDATIKVWDYETGDFERTLKGHTDSVQDISFDHSGKLLASCSADMTIKLWDFQGFECIRTMHGHDHNVSSVAIMPNGDHIVSASRDKTIKMWEVQTGYCVKTFTGHREWVRMVRPNQDGTLIASCSNDQTVRVWVVATKECKAELREHEHVVECISWAPESSYSSISEATGSETKKSGKPGPFLLSGSRDKTIKMWDVSTGMCLMTLVGHDNWVRGVLFHSGGKFILSCADDKTLRVWDYKNKRCMKTLNAHEHFVTSLDFHKTAPYVVTGSVDQTVKVWECR, encoded by the exons aaatCGGGCTATAGCAGATTATCTTCGTTCAAATGGTTATGAAGAGGcatattcagtttttaaaaaagaagctgaaTTAGATATG AATGAAGAATTAGATAAAAAATATGCTggacttttggaaaaaaaatggacATCTGTTATTAGATTACAAAAgaag GTTATGGAATTAGAATCAAAACTAAATGAAGCAAAAGAAGAATTTACATCAGGTGGACCTCTTGGTCAGAAACGAGACCCAAAAGAATGGATTCCCCGTCCACCAGAAAAATATGCATTGAGTGGTCATAGGAGTCCAGTCACTCGAGTTATTTTCCACCCTGTGTTCAGTGTTATGGTCTCTGCCTCAGAGGATGCTACAAttaag GTGTGGGATTATGAGACTGGAGATTTTGAACGAACTCTTAAGGGGCATACAGACTCTGTACAGGATATTTCATTTGACCACAGTGGCAAACTTCTGGCTTCCTGTTCTGCAGATATGACCATTAAACTATGGGATTTTCAGGGCTTTGAATGCATCAGAACCATGCACG GCCATGATCACAATGTTTCTTCAGTAGCCATCATGCCCAATGGAGATCATATAGTGTCTGCTTCAagagataaaactataaaaatgtggGAAGTACAAACTGG CTACTGTGTGAAGACATTCACAGGACATAGAGAGTGGGTACGTATGGTGCGGCCAAATCAGGATGGCACTCTGATAGCCAGCTGTTCCAATGACCAGACTGTGCGAGTATGGGTCGTAGCAACAAAGGAATGCAAGGCTGAGCTTCGAGAACATGAGCATGTGGTAGAATGCATTTCCTGGGCTCCAGAAAGCTCATATTCTTCCATCTCTGAAGCAACAGGATCTGAG ACTAAGAAAAGTGGCAAGCCTGGGCCATTCTTGCTATCTGGATCCAGAGACAAGACTATTAAGATGTGGGATGTCAGTACTGGCATGTGCCTTATGACCCTT gtgGGTCATGATAACTGGGTACGTGGAGTTCTGTTCCATTCTGGGGGGAAGTTTATTTTGAGTTGTGCTGATGACAAAACCCTACGTGTATGGGATTATAAGAACAAGCGATGCATGAAGACCCTCAATGCGCATGAACACTTTGTTACCTCCTTGG